The Iamia sp. SCSIO 61187 genomic sequence ATCGTGGCGGCGGCGATGACGGCGACGAGGGGTCGCCACCCGAGCCCGTCCGGTGGCAGGACCAGCACCAGGCGTGCGAGGAACAGGAACGCCCCGACCTTGGGCACGGACGACACCAAGGCCGCGACAGGTGCCGGCGCACCTTCGGCGACGTCGGGCATCCACGCGTGTGCGGGCACGGCGCCGAGCTTGAACGCCACGGCGACGATCACCAGGGCGGCGGCGACGGCCAAGCCTGGTCCGCTCTCCGAGACAAGGCCCGTGCGCAGGCCGGTCAACGTCGTGGTCCCGCCGAGCCCGAAGAGGTAGGCGACGCCGATCAGCATGCTGGCGCTGGTGAGGGCGCCCAGCAGGAAGTACTTGATGCCCGCCTCGGCGGAGGTGCGGGACAACCGGTGGTAGGCGGTGAGGACGTAGCCCGTGGCCGACGACAGCAGCATCGAGGTGACGAACTGCTTGAGGTCCGTCGCGCCGGCAAGGAGCACGGCACCGAGGGAGGAGAACAGCAGCAAGGAGTAGTACTCGCCGCTGCGAGGATCGCCGCGGAACCAGGGCAAAGAGAGCGCGATCACGGCAGCGGTCGCGACCAGGACTATCAGCTTGGCCCAGACGGCCGGCAGGTCGCGGGCGTAGGTCTCTGCGAACGTGTATGCCTCGGGCCCGTCCAGCATCGGGATGGTGGTCGCTGCGGCGACGGCGACAGTGAGGAGCGCCAGGACGGCTGCGCCGCTCTGGAGGCGTCGGGGCGCGGCAAGGGCGTAGAGCAGGACGATGACGCCGCCGACGACGAGGACCAGCTCGGGGATGACATCGCCCAGCATGGAGCCCATGTCCATCGCTGCGGAGCCACTGGTGTCGTCCACCGTCGCCGACCTTCGTGCGCTATCGGCCGACGAAGGGGCTGGCGAAGGTGTCGATCACGTCGAGCAGCAGTGCCGGAGCGACGCCGATGCCGATGATGAGGACGACGAGCGTGCCGAGGGTCAACCGTTCGACCCATCCCAGGTCCGGCCATGCCGTCCACCGATCCGGGAGGGGACCGAGGAACACCTGCTGAAGCATGCGCAGGAAGAGTGCAGCGGTGATGACGATGCCG encodes the following:
- a CDS encoding NADH-quinone oxidoreductase subunit N, whose protein sequence is MDDTSGSAAMDMGSMLGDVIPELVLVVGGVIVLLYALAAPRRLQSGAAVLALLTVAVAAATTIPMLDGPEAYTFAETYARDLPAVWAKLIVLVATAAVIALSLPWFRGDPRSGEYYSLLLFSSLGAVLLAGATDLKQFVTSMLLSSATGYVLTAYHRLSRTSAEAGIKYFLLGALTSASMLIGVAYLFGLGGTTTLTGLRTGLVSESGPGLAVAAALVIVAVAFKLGAVPAHAWMPDVAEGAPAPVAALVSSVPKVGAFLFLARLVLVLPPDGLGWRPLVAVIAAATMTLGNLAALWQDDVRRLLGWSSVSQTGYGLLAIVAVERSELALSSLLYFLLAYVLANVAAFGVVVQLRGRTDRVAYAGLARARPLLAATLTITLLSFIGVPPLAGFAAKLSLFAASIDAGYGWLAVLGALNTVVSIAYYVRVLAPMYFDAPSGPVPVLSRAAGLAAVVTGGAVVLVGLGAEPFFRAFDGINLLPG